A region from the Microcebus murinus isolate Inina chromosome 3, M.murinus_Inina_mat1.0, whole genome shotgun sequence genome encodes:
- the CCDC142 gene encoding coiled-coil domain-containing protein 142, with translation MAQASRSGGLLPPLATVSPLWAQPGGAGEEQWEGRRAGALRGEVGGWPRLPVARSIPCLHPRPGGAPGGQPWLLEDVGEDHEADAADWRGEPAAGSPIPPVLRRLRAVLLRLHHERQQLLQARDCARLLQTAVCILRTPSPGSPSCSPSSLLQLCCDLQLHHPGGAALRIGFQETVEPLLLARPIGLAAQRLDTAIEMQLRALGRAPASPRLSSQLAELLLALPAYHRLQGKAMSHVPGAARPFPPARVLRLLTGERGCQVASQLGEAFRRSGLRDQLRRWCHEERELLPGLLGLVGEVVGSASSSLGLGGAGALWSQYWTLLWGACAQSLDPNLGPWRDLRAAAQQLSQALGQASLPQECEKELTYLCHSLLHQSLIWSWDQGFCQALGSALGDQSSFPSSSCTAELLQRLFPPLLDAFREHRSRLIVCWSPGPAPIALGLCTLQTTLLWLSGRAQHYLATWAPGSFLLLIQKDLPLLLHEAETLSSLASEESSALEVEQQLGLEIKKLTAQIQLLPEKSLSLFSQECHKQAIHGFKIHMPRGRYWRLRLCPELPSVPSEYAGLVVRTILEPVLQGLQGLPPEAQAPALSQALTAILGAWLDHILTHGIRFSLQGALQLRRDFGVVRELLEEEQWGLSSDLRQTLLMLSIFQQLDGALLCLLQQPLPKSQVHRRSSCCCACNEVQTTEFPSSSLNSLENLETPLRPGTSPAQTAQLLSTLRGGGPSPEVYLVGNQQAWLALRQHQRPSWHLPFLSCLGTSPES, from the exons ATGGCCCAGGCGTCTCGCTCTGGTGGCCTTCTGCCTCCGCTCGCTACCGTTTCCCCACTGTGGGCGCAACCCGGGGGCGCCGGGGAGGAGCAGTGGGAGGGAAGGCGGGCGGGCGCTCTTCGCGGGGAGGTTGGTGGCTGGCCAAGGCTACCGGTTGCCAGGAGCATCCCCTGTCTGCACCCGCGGCCCGGTGGAGCTCCAGGAGGACAGCCATGGTTGCTGGAGGATGTAGGCGAGGACCACGAGGCTGATGCCGCTGACTGGAGGGGAGAGCCCGCAGCGGGCAGCCCGATCCCTCCCGTGCTGAGGCGTCTCCGGGCTGTGTTGCTGCGGCTGCACCACGAGCGACAGCAGCTCCTCCAAGCCCGGGACTGCGCCCGCCTCCTGCAGACGGCCGTGTGCATCCTGAGGACCCCGAGTCCTGGCTCACCGTCCTGCAGCCCTAGCTCTTTGCTCCAGCTGTGCTGCGACCTGCAGCTGCACCATCCCGGAGGGGCAGCCCTGCGAATCGGCTTTCAGGAAACTGTGGAGCCGCTACTCCTGGCGCGCCCCATTGGACTAGCTGCCCAGCGCCTGGATACTGCCATCGAGATGCAGCTTCGCGCTCTGGGTCGGGCGCCCGCCAGCCCACGCCTGTCGTCCCAACTCGCCGAGCTGCTGCTGGCACTTCCCGCCTACCACAGGCTGCAGGGAAAAGCCATGAGCCACGTCCCAGGGGCTGCGCGTCCTTTCCCCCCTGCCCGTGTGCTCCGACTCTTGACAGGGGAGCGGGGTTGCCAGGTGGCAAGTCAGCTGGGTGAGGCGTTCAGGAGATCGGGATTGCGTGACCAGCTCCGCAGGTGGTGCCATGAGGAGCGGGAGCTGCTACCAGGGCTGCTGGGCTTGGTGGGGGAAGTGGTGGGTTCAGCCAGCAGTAGCCTGGGGCTTGGAGGGGCTGGAGCCCTGTGGAGCCAATATTGGACCCTGCTGTGGGGAGCTTGCGCTCAGAGTCTGGACCCAAATCTGGGACCCTGGAGGGACCTCAGGGCAGCAGCACAACAGCTGAGTCAGGCACTGGGTCAGG CATCCCTGCCTCAGGAGTGTGAGAAGGAGCTGACTTATTTGTGTCACAGTCTACTTCATCAGTCTCTTATCTGGAGCTGGGACCAAG GTTTCTGCCAGGCCTTGGGATCAGCTCTTGGGGATCAGAGCAGCTTTCCCTCATCCTCGTGTACTGCTGAACTTTTGCAACggctctttcctcctctcttggATGCCTTTCGAGAACACCGGTCACGACTGATCGTCTGTTGGTCTCCAG GTCCTGCACCCATCGCCCTGGGGCTCTGTACTCTGCAGACTACCTTGCTGTGGTTGTCGGGCAGAGCTCAGCACTACCTGGCAACATGGGCCCCAGGTTCCTTCCTGCTCCTGATCCAAAAGGACTTACCT CTTCTATTGCATGAGGCAGAAACTCTATCTAGCCTGGCCTCAGAGGAAAGCTCAGCTCTAGAAGTGGAGCAGCAGCTGGGTCTGGAAATCAAGAAGCTGACTGCACAGATCCAG CTCCTGCCTGAAAAGTCACTAAGTCTCTTTTCTCAAGAATGCCACAAACAAGCCATCCATGGTTTCAAGATCCACATGCCACGGGGTCGGTACTGGCGGCTTCGTCTCTGTCCTG AACTTCCCAGTGTTCCTAGTGAGTATGCTGGATTAGTGGTCCGCACTATACTGGAGCCTGTGTTACAGGGATTGCAGGGATTGCCACCTGaagcccaggcccctgccctcaGTCAGGCTCTGACAGCCATCTTGGGTGCCTGGCTTGACCACATCCTCACCCATGGGATCCGGTTCAG CCTGCAGGGGGCACTACAGCTCAGACGAGACTTTGGAGTGGTCAGGGAGTTACTGGAAGAAGAGCAGTGGGGCCTGTCCTCAGATCTTCGCCAGACTCTGCTTATGCTCAGCATCTTCCAGCAGCTGGATGGGGCCCTGCTGTGCCTGTTGCAGCAGCCCCTGCCCAAGTCTCAAGTCCACAGGAGGTCCTCCTGTTGCT GTGCTTGTAATGAGGTCCAGACCACAGAATTTCCCAGCAGCAGCCTCAACAGCCTGGAGAACTTGGAGACCCCCCTCCGGCCTGGAAC
- the TTC31 gene encoding tetratricopeptide repeat protein 31 isoform X2: MAPTPKTVGRIKLDCPLRPGCPLEVAAVPKLCKEFGPEDYGEEDIEDFLHRLVESDPQGLHRIHVDGSSRRLQLWHHDYLLDHFSDEGKTTGQSDRGKGAEGLGTYCGFHKFFLYPPQRPEPCHQSPSASACPHVSDSLLHVALPQKLLVTEEEANRLAEELVAEEERMKQKAEKKRLKKKRQKERKRQERLEQDCGEPKAKATTDGDESPPSSPRNPALGQCSEEEDSLDLSSTFVSLALRKVGDWPPSTHREKGLIQKPQGRGPGPQKKTDQEEGSFPREERPGQSPKPQASAGLLAAALQRSQELAKFGTSFAQNGFYQEAVVLFTQALKLNPQDHRLFGNRSFCHERLGQPVRALADAQVALTLRPGWPRGLFRLGKALMGLQRFEEAAAVFQETLRGGPQPDAARELHSCLLQLALVASSLGRKIKSAKAQERTH; encoded by the exons ATGGCGCCGACTCCGAAGACTGTAGGGCGAATCAAGTTAG ATTGCCCTCTGCGGCCTGGCTGCCCGCTGGAGGTCGCTGCTGTCCCCAAACTCTGCAAAGAATTCGGTCCAGAGGACTACGGCGAAGAG gacATAGAGGATTTTCTTCACCGGCTTGTGGAGAGTGATCCCCAGGGCCTGCACCGGATCCATGTGGATGGGAGCAGCAGGCGGCTGCAGCTGTGGCACCATG ATTACCTCCTGGACCATTTCAGTGATGAGGGGAAAACAACTGGACAGAGTGACAGGGGCAAGGGGGCCGAGGGCCTGGGCACCTACTGTGGCTTCCACAAGTTCTTCCTATACCCTCCCCAACGGCCTGAGCCCTGCCATCAAagcccctctgcctcagcctgcccccATGTCTCAGATAGCCTGCTTCACGTAGCCCTGCCTCAGAAGCTCCTGGTGACTGAAGAG gaagccaaCCGTCTGGCAGAGGAGCTGGTGGCTGAGGAGGAGCGCatgaaacagaaagcagagaagaaacgACTCAAGAAGAAG CGTCAAAAGGAACGAAAGCGACAGGAACGCTTGGAGCAGGACTGTGGGGAGCCCAAG GCCAAGGCTACCACAGACGGGGATGAGAGCCCCCCATCCAGCCCCAGGAACCCAGCTCTGGGACAGTGTAGTGAGGAAGAG GACTCACTGGATCTATCTAGTACTTTCGTGTCTCTGGCTTTGCGCAAGGTTGGGGATTGGCCCCCCAGTACCCACAGAGAGAAGGGACTAATCCAGAAGCCCCaaggcaggggcccaggccccCAGAAGAAGACAGATCAAGAGGAAGGGAGCTTTCCAAGAGAGGAGAGGCCCGGGCAGAGTCCTAAGCCACAG GCATCTGCAGGACTGCTGGCAGCTGCCTTACAGCGGAGCCAGGAACTGGCAA AGTTTGGTACCAGCTTTGCTCAAAATGGTTTCTACCAGGAGGCTGTGGTCCTCTTCACCCAGGCCTTGAAGCTCAACCCTCAGGACCACCG GTTATTTGGAAATCGTTCCTTCTGCCATGAGCGGCTGGGTCAGCCAGTACGGGCCCTGGCCGATGCCCAGGTGGCCCTTACCCTAAGGCCTGGCTGGCCCCGGGGCCTCTTTCGCCTGGGAAAGGCCTTGATGGGACTACAG CGCTTTGAGGAGGCAGCTGCTGTGTTCCAGGAGACGCTGAGAGGTGGGCCCCAGCCTGACGCAGCCCGGGAGCTCCACTCGTGCCTCCTCCAGCTAGCTCTG GTGGCTTCTTCTttaggcagaaaaataaaatctgccaaAGCTCAAGAAAGGACTCATTGA
- the TTC31 gene encoding tetratricopeptide repeat protein 31 isoform X3, with protein sequence MAPTPKTVGRIKLDCPLRPGCPLEVAAVPKLCKEFGPEDYGEEDIEDFLHRLVESDPQGLHRIHVDGSSRRLQLWHHDYLLDHFSDEGKTTGQSDRGKGAEGLGTYCGFHKFFLYPPQRPEPCHQSPSASACPHVSDSLLHVALPQKLLVTEEEANRLAEELVAEEERMKQKAEKKRLKKKRQKERKRQERLEQDCGEPKAKATTDGDESPPSSPRNPALGQCSEEEDSLDLSSTFVSLALRKVGDWPPSTHREKGLIQKPQGRGPGPQKKTDQEEGSFPREERPGQSPKPQASAGLLAAALQRSQELAKFGTSFAQNGFYQEAVVLFTQALKLNPQDHRLFGNRSFCHERLGQPVRALADAQVALTLRPGWPRGLFRLGKALMGLQRFEEAAAVFQETLRAGSSRRNLCTTSIHWGPPAISLC encoded by the exons ATGGCGCCGACTCCGAAGACTGTAGGGCGAATCAAGTTAG ATTGCCCTCTGCGGCCTGGCTGCCCGCTGGAGGTCGCTGCTGTCCCCAAACTCTGCAAAGAATTCGGTCCAGAGGACTACGGCGAAGAG gacATAGAGGATTTTCTTCACCGGCTTGTGGAGAGTGATCCCCAGGGCCTGCACCGGATCCATGTGGATGGGAGCAGCAGGCGGCTGCAGCTGTGGCACCATG ATTACCTCCTGGACCATTTCAGTGATGAGGGGAAAACAACTGGACAGAGTGACAGGGGCAAGGGGGCCGAGGGCCTGGGCACCTACTGTGGCTTCCACAAGTTCTTCCTATACCCTCCCCAACGGCCTGAGCCCTGCCATCAAagcccctctgcctcagcctgcccccATGTCTCAGATAGCCTGCTTCACGTAGCCCTGCCTCAGAAGCTCCTGGTGACTGAAGAG gaagccaaCCGTCTGGCAGAGGAGCTGGTGGCTGAGGAGGAGCGCatgaaacagaaagcagagaagaaacgACTCAAGAAGAAG CGTCAAAAGGAACGAAAGCGACAGGAACGCTTGGAGCAGGACTGTGGGGAGCCCAAG GCCAAGGCTACCACAGACGGGGATGAGAGCCCCCCATCCAGCCCCAGGAACCCAGCTCTGGGACAGTGTAGTGAGGAAGAG GACTCACTGGATCTATCTAGTACTTTCGTGTCTCTGGCTTTGCGCAAGGTTGGGGATTGGCCCCCCAGTACCCACAGAGAGAAGGGACTAATCCAGAAGCCCCaaggcaggggcccaggccccCAGAAGAAGACAGATCAAGAGGAAGGGAGCTTTCCAAGAGAGGAGAGGCCCGGGCAGAGTCCTAAGCCACAG GCATCTGCAGGACTGCTGGCAGCTGCCTTACAGCGGAGCCAGGAACTGGCAA AGTTTGGTACCAGCTTTGCTCAAAATGGTTTCTACCAGGAGGCTGTGGTCCTCTTCACCCAGGCCTTGAAGCTCAACCCTCAGGACCACCG GTTATTTGGAAATCGTTCCTTCTGCCATGAGCGGCTGGGTCAGCCAGTACGGGCCCTGGCCGATGCCCAGGTGGCCCTTACCCTAAGGCCTGGCTGGCCCCGGGGCCTCTTTCGCCTGGGAAAGGCCTTGATGGGACTACAG CGCTTTGAGGAGGCAGCTGCTGTGTTCCAGGAGACGCTGAGAG CAGGATCATCGAGGAGGAATCTGTGCACCACCTCTATCCACTGGGGTCCCCCAGCCATTTCCCTATGCTGA
- the TTC31 gene encoding tetratricopeptide repeat protein 31 isoform X1 produces MAPTPKTVGRIKLDCPLRPGCPLEVAAVPKLCKEFGPEDYGEEDIEDFLHRLVESDPQGLHRIHVDGSSRRLQLWHHDYLLDHFSDEGKTTGQSDRGKGAEGLGTYCGFHKFFLYPPQRPEPCHQSPSASACPHVSDSLLHVALPQKLLVTEEEANRLAEELVAEEERMKQKAEKKRLKKKRQKERKRQERLEQDCGEPKAKATTDGDESPPSSPRNPALGQCSEEEDSLDLSSTFVSLALRKVGDWPPSTHREKGLIQKPQGRGPGPQKKTDQEEGSFPREERPGQSPKPQASAGLLAAALQRSQELAKFGTSFAQNGFYQEAVVLFTQALKLNPQDHRLFGNRSFCHERLGQPVRALADAQVALTLRPGWPRGLFRLGKALMGLQRFEEAAAVFQETLRGGPQPDAARELHSCLLQLALQVASSLGRKIKSAKAQERTH; encoded by the exons ATGGCGCCGACTCCGAAGACTGTAGGGCGAATCAAGTTAG ATTGCCCTCTGCGGCCTGGCTGCCCGCTGGAGGTCGCTGCTGTCCCCAAACTCTGCAAAGAATTCGGTCCAGAGGACTACGGCGAAGAG gacATAGAGGATTTTCTTCACCGGCTTGTGGAGAGTGATCCCCAGGGCCTGCACCGGATCCATGTGGATGGGAGCAGCAGGCGGCTGCAGCTGTGGCACCATG ATTACCTCCTGGACCATTTCAGTGATGAGGGGAAAACAACTGGACAGAGTGACAGGGGCAAGGGGGCCGAGGGCCTGGGCACCTACTGTGGCTTCCACAAGTTCTTCCTATACCCTCCCCAACGGCCTGAGCCCTGCCATCAAagcccctctgcctcagcctgcccccATGTCTCAGATAGCCTGCTTCACGTAGCCCTGCCTCAGAAGCTCCTGGTGACTGAAGAG gaagccaaCCGTCTGGCAGAGGAGCTGGTGGCTGAGGAGGAGCGCatgaaacagaaagcagagaagaaacgACTCAAGAAGAAG CGTCAAAAGGAACGAAAGCGACAGGAACGCTTGGAGCAGGACTGTGGGGAGCCCAAG GCCAAGGCTACCACAGACGGGGATGAGAGCCCCCCATCCAGCCCCAGGAACCCAGCTCTGGGACAGTGTAGTGAGGAAGAG GACTCACTGGATCTATCTAGTACTTTCGTGTCTCTGGCTTTGCGCAAGGTTGGGGATTGGCCCCCCAGTACCCACAGAGAGAAGGGACTAATCCAGAAGCCCCaaggcaggggcccaggccccCAGAAGAAGACAGATCAAGAGGAAGGGAGCTTTCCAAGAGAGGAGAGGCCCGGGCAGAGTCCTAAGCCACAG GCATCTGCAGGACTGCTGGCAGCTGCCTTACAGCGGAGCCAGGAACTGGCAA AGTTTGGTACCAGCTTTGCTCAAAATGGTTTCTACCAGGAGGCTGTGGTCCTCTTCACCCAGGCCTTGAAGCTCAACCCTCAGGACCACCG GTTATTTGGAAATCGTTCCTTCTGCCATGAGCGGCTGGGTCAGCCAGTACGGGCCCTGGCCGATGCCCAGGTGGCCCTTACCCTAAGGCCTGGCTGGCCCCGGGGCCTCTTTCGCCTGGGAAAGGCCTTGATGGGACTACAG CGCTTTGAGGAGGCAGCTGCTGTGTTCCAGGAGACGCTGAGAGGTGGGCCCCAGCCTGACGCAGCCCGGGAGCTCCACTCGTGCCTCCTCCAGCTAGCTCTG CAGGTGGCTTCTTCTttaggcagaaaaataaaatctgccaaAGCTCAAGAAAGGACTCATTGA
- the LBX2 gene encoding transcription factor LBX2, protein MNSGREQRTPRTPFSITDILGPRIVPRAPSAPQLPESGPSPLSPLCQLEELTSKTFRGLDGRALQPSEGLAARDVLGPGPAGRKRRKSRTAFTAQQVLELERRFVFQKYLAPSERDGLAMRLGLANAQVVTWFQNRRAKLKRDVEEMRADVASLRALSPGVLCNLALPDGVPGLSLGPGLSPSTAGPDSGVHLSDEEIQVDD, encoded by the exons ATGAACTCGGGACGCGAGCAACGGACACCCCGGACACCCTTCAGCATCACAGACATCCTAGGCCCGCGCATAGTCCCCCGAGCACCCTCTGCGCCGCAGCTTCCAGAGTCGGGTCCCAGTCCCTTGTCGCCGCTGTGCCAACTGGAGGAGCTGACTAGTAAAACTTTCCGCGGACTTGACGGGCGCGCTCTGCAGCCCTCCGAAG GCCTGGCAGCCCGGGACGTGCTGGGCCCTGGCCCTGCCGGCCGCAAACGGCGCAAGTCCCGCACGGCGTTCACCGCGCAGCAGGTGCTGGAGCTGGAGCGGCGCTTCGTCTTTCAGAAGTACTTGGCGCCATCCGAGCGCGACGGGCTGGCCATGCGACTCGGACTGGCCAACGCGCAGGTCGTCACTTGGTTCCAGAACCGGCGCGCCAAACTCAAGCGCGACGTGGAAGAGATGCGCGCTGACGTCGCCTCGCTACGCGCGTTGTCCCCGGGAGTCCTGTGCAACCTGGCACTGCCTGACGGCGTTCCAGGCCTTAGCCTCGGTCCCGGCCTCAGTCCCAGCACCGCTGGACCTGACTCCGGGGTCCACCTGTCAGATGAGGAGATACAGGTGGATGATTGA